The following are encoded in a window of uncultured Pseudomonas sp. genomic DNA:
- a CDS encoding patatin-like phospholipase family protein — MSKRIALVLGSGGARGYAHIGVIEELEARGYEIACIAGCSMGAVVGGIYAAGKLKEYREWTQSLDYLDVLRLLDVSFSLGAIRGEKVFGKIREMLGEIDIEDLRIPFTAVATDLTNQQEIWFQEGCLHQAMRASAAIPSLFTPVVQGNRMLVDGSLLNPLPIVPVVSSHCDLIVAVNLNSTNQRHYELPIIERTPALKGRFDLLMSSLGSHLPSFKRKHSEEDEMLLLEEHDSSLQPEAINPWQQQSRGNQDKPAAPKSASGSRVADLSGPASLLELINQSFEVMQTSLAQYKIAGYPPDILINVPKRVCRFFEFYKAPELIMLGRQIASDTLDKYERGDH, encoded by the coding sequence ATGAGTAAGCGCATTGCGCTGGTATTGGGCTCCGGTGGCGCGCGTGGTTATGCGCACATCGGCGTGATCGAAGAACTAGAAGCCCGTGGCTATGAAATTGCCTGCATTGCCGGCTGCTCCATGGGCGCGGTGGTCGGCGGAATTTACGCCGCCGGTAAACTCAAGGAATACCGTGAGTGGACCCAAAGCCTGGATTACCTGGATGTATTACGCCTGCTCGATGTGAGTTTTAGCCTCGGCGCGATTCGTGGCGAGAAGGTCTTCGGCAAGATTCGTGAAATGCTCGGCGAGATCGACATCGAGGATCTACGCATCCCCTTCACGGCAGTCGCCACCGACCTTACCAACCAGCAGGAAATCTGGTTTCAGGAAGGCTGTTTGCACCAGGCCATGCGCGCTTCGGCGGCCATTCCCAGCCTGTTCACCCCAGTGGTGCAAGGCAACCGCATGCTGGTCGATGGCAGCTTGCTCAACCCGTTACCCATCGTCCCGGTGGTGTCCAGCCACTGCGATTTGATTGTCGCGGTCAACCTTAACTCGACTAATCAGCGGCATTACGAGCTGCCGATCATCGAACGTACGCCGGCACTCAAAGGCCGCTTCGATCTGCTGATGAGCTCATTGGGCTCGCACCTGCCCTCGTTCAAGCGTAAACACAGCGAGGAGGACGAAATGCTGTTGCTCGAAGAACATGACAGCTCCTTGCAGCCTGAAGCCATCAACCCCTGGCAACAACAAAGCCGCGGCAACCAGGACAAACCCGCCGCCCCCAAATCCGCCAGCGGCTCGCGGGTGGCCGACCTCAGTGGCCCGGCCTCTTTATTGGAGTTGATCAACCAGAGCTTCGAGGTCATGCAGACCTCCCTGGCGCAGTACAAAATCGCCGGCTACCCACCAGACATCCTGATCAACGTGCCCAAGCGCGTATGCCGCTTCTTCGAGTTCTACAAGGCCCCGGAGCTGATCATGCTCGGCCGGCAGATCGCCAGCGATACCCTAGATAAATACGAGCGCGGCGATCACTAG
- a CDS encoding flavin reductase family protein yields the protein MQLDFSTLEPLERYRWLASTITPRPIAWVSSLSAGGVSNLAPFSFFTVISDDPATLLVNVNHRADGDLKDTLLNVQATGELVIQLVGFAQAEAMNASAAVLPHGISEFEHCDIACVPSVQVKPPRVAGAAVALECRLVEAMPYPAAAPNCHLLFAEVLLAHIDERVLNEQGRIDSNRLDLIGRLGGSGYTRTEQRFELQRP from the coding sequence ATGCAACTGGATTTCAGCACCCTTGAACCGCTTGAGCGTTACCGCTGGCTAGCGTCGACCATCACTCCGCGGCCGATTGCCTGGGTTTCCAGCCTGTCGGCAGGCGGGGTCAGTAATCTGGCGCCGTTTAGCTTCTTTACGGTGATCAGCGATGACCCCGCGACCTTGCTGGTCAACGTCAATCACCGTGCTGACGGTGACCTGAAAGACACGCTGCTGAATGTTCAGGCCACCGGCGAACTGGTGATTCAACTGGTCGGCTTTGCGCAGGCAGAGGCGATGAATGCCAGTGCGGCAGTATTGCCTCATGGCATCAGCGAGTTCGAGCACTGCGACATCGCCTGTGTGCCGTCAGTCCAGGTTAAGCCGCCGCGGGTGGCGGGTGCGGCGGTAGCCTTGGAGTGCCGTCTGGTCGAGGCCATGCCTTACCCTGCGGCTGCGCCGAACTGCCACCTGTTATTTGCCGAGGTGCTGCTGGCGCATATTGATGAGCGGGTGCTCAATGAGCAGGGGCGGATCGACAGCAACCGGCTCGATTTGATTGGGCGCCTCGGCGGCAGCGGTTACACCCGTACCGAGCAACGCTTTGAGCTGCAGCGCCCTTAA
- a CDS encoding cation-transporting P-type ATPase, with the protein MQEPSGQTWHALSGQQCLQQLNSSVQGLSTADALQRRNQHGPNQLPQQQVSGPLRRFAQQFHNVLIYVLLGACLLTLALGEWLDSAVIFAVVLLNALVGFIQEGKAQHAMLAIQHMLSLESRVRRNGQTQSIAAEQLVPGDWVILEAGDRVPADLRLLETRDLRLDEAALTGESLPVAKHPDAVAATNSLADRRCMAYSGTLVNAGSAAGVVVATARQTELGKISHMLEKVVRLQTPLLVDMATFARHLTLGILVLALLTFTFGVLLRGYSSEAMLLAAVSLAVAAIPEGLPAVLTIILALGVQRMAKRRAIIRHLPAVESLGAVTVICSDKTGTLTRNEMTVQQVFTAAHHYRIDGVGYAPQGSIHCDDGQLCQLDAADDLRELARAALLANNASLLSHDSGWCITGDPTEAALLTLAGKVGLQLQHEAENLPQVDAIPFSSEQRCTASLHHDHASHALIYMIGAPERLLAACNRQWRDGHPEQLDLRHWHQALDSGTSQGLRMLGLAIRSLSAPQQTLDYQDLNGDYVLLGLVGMLDPPRQEAIAAIAECQRAGIAVKMITGDHAGTAGAIAQRLGLGAGKPLTGAELDTLSDSQLDQLLPETCVFARTSPAHKLRLVERLQAHGARVAMTGDGVNDAPALKRADIGIAMGIKGTEAAKEAAQMVLTDDNFATIANAVEEGRTVYDNLKKTILFILPTNGGEALILLTAIALGLTLPITPLQILWINMITAVTLALALAFEPAEANLMRRPPRDPKLNLLSGHLLWRVAFIAVLMTLTSLGLFLFSQALGWSLDSSRTLAVNSLVACEIGYLFSSRRLEGPANLSLGSNPMVWSMVGLLLSLQLLLTYWPVMQQVFATAALPAFAWGWCLLVALGVCACVEAEKCLLRQLKRPV; encoded by the coding sequence ATGCAAGAGCCATCTGGCCAGACGTGGCACGCCTTATCAGGTCAACAATGCCTGCAACAGCTCAATAGCAGCGTTCAAGGCTTGAGCACTGCTGACGCCCTGCAGCGCCGCAATCAGCACGGTCCTAACCAACTGCCACAACAGCAGGTCAGCGGACCACTCAGGCGCTTTGCCCAGCAATTTCACAACGTATTGATCTACGTGTTGCTCGGCGCATGCCTGCTCACACTTGCGCTGGGTGAATGGCTCGACAGCGCGGTGATCTTTGCTGTGGTGTTACTCAATGCCCTGGTCGGCTTCATACAAGAAGGCAAAGCCCAGCATGCCATGTTGGCCATACAGCACATGCTCAGTCTGGAAAGCCGGGTGCGCCGCAACGGTCAAACTCAAAGCATCGCCGCCGAGCAATTGGTGCCTGGTGACTGGGTAATCTTGGAGGCCGGTGACCGTGTGCCTGCGGATCTGCGCCTGCTGGAAACCCGTGACCTGCGCCTGGATGAAGCAGCGCTGACCGGCGAATCACTGCCCGTGGCCAAACACCCTGACGCAGTCGCTGCAACTAACAGCCTCGCCGACCGGCGCTGCATGGCCTACTCCGGCACTCTGGTGAATGCCGGTAGTGCTGCAGGTGTAGTGGTGGCCACCGCTCGGCAAACAGAACTGGGCAAAATCAGCCACATGCTGGAAAAAGTAGTCCGCCTGCAAACGCCACTGCTGGTTGATATGGCCACGTTTGCCCGCCACTTGACGCTGGGCATTCTCGTTCTGGCGCTGTTGACCTTTACCTTTGGCGTACTGCTGCGTGGTTACAGCAGCGAAGCCATGCTGTTGGCGGCCGTCAGCCTGGCGGTTGCGGCAATCCCTGAAGGCTTGCCAGCAGTGCTGACTATTATTCTCGCCCTCGGCGTGCAGCGCATGGCCAAGCGGCGGGCAATTATTCGCCACCTGCCGGCGGTGGAAAGTCTGGGCGCGGTTACGGTGATCTGCTCGGACAAAACCGGCACCCTGACACGCAACGAGATGACCGTGCAGCAGGTGTTTACCGCAGCCCACCACTACCGCATCGACGGCGTAGGCTATGCCCCACAAGGGAGTATTCATTGTGATGATGGCCAGTTGTGCCAACTCGACGCCGCCGATGACCTGCGCGAATTGGCCCGCGCCGCTCTGCTGGCCAACAACGCCAGCCTGCTCAGCCACGACAGCGGCTGGTGCATCACCGGCGACCCAACTGAAGCCGCTCTGCTGACGCTCGCCGGCAAGGTTGGCCTGCAACTGCAGCATGAGGCCGAAAACCTGCCCCAGGTCGACGCCATACCCTTCAGCTCGGAGCAACGCTGCACCGCCAGCCTGCACCATGATCACGCCAGCCATGCGCTGATTTATATGATCGGTGCACCCGAGCGCCTGCTCGCCGCCTGCAACCGCCAATGGCGCGACGGCCATCCCGAGCAGCTCGATCTGAGACACTGGCATCAAGCGCTGGACAGTGGCACCAGTCAGGGCTTGCGCATGCTCGGCCTGGCCATACGGTCGCTCAGCGCCCCGCAACAAACGCTCGACTACCAAGACCTGAATGGTGATTACGTGCTGCTCGGCCTAGTCGGCATGCTTGACCCACCCCGTCAGGAAGCCATTGCCGCCATCGCCGAGTGCCAGCGTGCCGGCATCGCGGTAAAGATGATCACCGGCGACCACGCCGGGACAGCCGGCGCTATCGCGCAACGCCTCGGCCTGGGCGCTGGCAAACCGTTGACTGGCGCTGAACTCGATACGCTCAGCGACTCACAACTGGATCAACTACTGCCCGAAACCTGCGTGTTTGCCAGGACCAGCCCAGCGCACAAGTTGCGCCTGGTTGAACGCCTGCAGGCCCATGGCGCGCGGGTGGCCATGACCGGCGACGGCGTTAACGACGCGCCCGCGCTGAAACGCGCAGACATCGGCATTGCCATGGGCATCAAGGGCACCGAAGCGGCCAAGGAAGCCGCGCAGATGGTGCTGACTGACGACAATTTCGCCACCATCGCCAATGCGGTCGAGGAAGGTCGCACCGTCTACGACAACCTGAAGAAAACCATTCTGTTTATCCTGCCAACCAATGGCGGCGAGGCGTTGATCCTGCTGACCGCCATCGCGCTGGGGCTGACGTTACCGATCACCCCGTTGCAGATTCTCTGGATCAACATGATCACTGCCGTGACCCTGGCGCTGGCCCTGGCATTTGAGCCGGCAGAAGCCAACCTGATGCGCCGCCCGCCGCGAGACCCGAAGCTCAACCTGCTTAGCGGTCACCTGCTCTGGCGCGTGGCCTTTATCGCGGTGCTGATGACCCTGACCAGCCTGGGCCTGTTTCTCTTTAGCCAAGCGCTAGGCTGGAGCCTGGACAGCAGTCGCACCCTGGCGGTCAACAGCCTGGTTGCCTGCGAGATTGGCTACCTGTTCAGCAGCCGTCGCCTCGAAGGACCGGCCAACTTATCCCTAGGCAGCAATCCAATGGTCTGGAGCATGGTCGGCCTGTTGCTCAGCCTGCAACTGCTGCTGACCTATTGGCCGGTCATGCAGCAGGTCTTTGCCACTGCCGCCCTGCCGGCTTTCGCCTGGGGCTGGTGCCTGCTGGTAGCGCTGGGGGTATGCGCCTGTGTTGAAGCGGAGAAATGCCTACTGCGCCAGCTCAAGCGCCCGGTTTAA
- a CDS encoding AAA family ATPase has product MRAKLETVLQTVNQVLLGKEPQVRLALTCLLARGHLLLEDLPGMGKTTLSHALAKVLGLSFQRIQFTSDLLPGDILGTSVFDKDTGQFVFHPGPIFAELVLADEINRATPKSQSALLEAMEEGQVTIEGATRPLPEPFFVIATQNPVSQGGTFALPESQLDRFLMRLSLGYPGKAAEKALLLGDSRRSLLPGLPALLDHRELALLQAEVPKVRASDALVDYVLRLVDATRTQPQFAWGLSPRASLALLAAARAWAFLDGRDYVIPEDVQAVLPSVVGHRLRERADPAGHGAGSLVQWLLREVPAL; this is encoded by the coding sequence ATGCGCGCCAAACTGGAAACTGTGCTGCAGACGGTCAATCAAGTGCTGTTAGGCAAGGAACCGCAGGTGCGTCTGGCATTGACCTGCCTGTTGGCCCGGGGCCATCTGTTGCTTGAGGACTTGCCTGGCATGGGCAAAACCACCCTCAGTCATGCGCTGGCTAAGGTGCTGGGGCTGAGTTTTCAGCGTATCCAGTTCACCTCCGATCTGCTCCCCGGCGACATTCTTGGCACCTCGGTATTTGATAAAGACACGGGGCAGTTTGTCTTCCACCCCGGGCCGATTTTCGCTGAATTGGTGCTGGCTGATGAGATCAACCGCGCCACGCCAAAAAGCCAGAGCGCTTTGCTTGAGGCTATGGAAGAGGGCCAGGTGACCATCGAAGGTGCAACCCGGCCCTTGCCCGAACCCTTCTTTGTGATTGCCACGCAAAACCCGGTGAGCCAGGGCGGCACCTTTGCGTTGCCCGAGTCGCAACTAGACCGTTTTCTGATGCGCCTGTCGCTCGGCTATCCCGGCAAAGCGGCGGAAAAAGCGCTATTGCTCGGTGATTCGCGGCGCTCCTTGCTACCCGGTTTGCCGGCCTTGCTGGATCACCGCGAGTTGGCGCTGCTGCAGGCTGAGGTACCCAAAGTACGTGCCAGCGATGCCTTGGTCGACTATGTGCTGCGCCTGGTCGATGCCACCCGCACGCAGCCGCAGTTCGCCTGGGGCCTGTCGCCACGGGCCAGCCTGGCGTTGCTCGCGGCCGCACGTGCGTGGGCGTTTCTCGATGGGCGCGACTATGTGATTCCGGAAGATGTTCAGGCTGTGCTGCCTTCGGTGGTCGGCCATCGCCTGCGTGAGCGTGCAGACCCGGCCGGGCATGGTGCGGGCAGTTTGGTGCAGTGGCTGCTGCGCGAGGTGCCGGCGCTTTGA
- a CDS encoding DUF58 domain-containing protein — MIAQLKPRWQRWLARRIPAAASVRLSQRRIFIIPSRVGAAFMLALLLMLLAAINYQNSLAYGLTFLLASVFVVAILHTYRNLAGLILKAGNAPAVFVGEPAGFRVRLESSQRAHQAISLGWPAAELQTQDVPALGVSECQLSLPTLQRGWLRPGRLRVESRFPLGILVAWSWLDLDQRVLVYPRPLPGDLPLSAGISEDQDEEGSRPNGQGVDDYQGLKSYQPGDSKRRLHWKAYSRGQGLLVKDFASITGREVQLDFEALAGDVETRLSLLCHWVLQLSERQQPFALSLPGQLLSADSGELHRDACLRALALFGRAS, encoded by the coding sequence TTGATCGCTCAGCTCAAGCCGCGTTGGCAGCGCTGGTTGGCCCGGCGCATACCGGCCGCCGCCAGTGTGCGCTTGAGCCAGCGGCGGATTTTCATCATCCCCAGCCGGGTCGGCGCGGCCTTCATGCTGGCGCTGTTGTTGATGCTGCTGGCCGCGATCAACTATCAGAACAGCCTGGCTTATGGCCTGACCTTTCTTCTGGCCTCGGTCTTTGTAGTCGCCATCCTGCATACCTACCGCAACCTGGCTGGGTTGATCCTCAAAGCCGGTAACGCACCAGCGGTGTTCGTCGGCGAGCCGGCCGGCTTTCGCGTGCGCCTGGAAAGCAGCCAGCGAGCCCATCAGGCGATCAGCCTGGGTTGGCCAGCAGCCGAGTTGCAGACCCAGGATGTACCCGCGCTGGGAGTCAGCGAGTGTCAGTTGAGCCTGCCAACCTTGCAGCGCGGCTGGCTGCGACCTGGTCGCCTGCGGGTCGAGAGCCGTTTTCCGCTGGGTATTCTGGTGGCCTGGAGTTGGCTTGATCTGGATCAGCGGGTGCTGGTTTATCCACGCCCTTTGCCGGGGGATCTGCCACTGTCTGCCGGTATCAGCGAGGATCAGGACGAGGAGGGCAGCCGTCCTAATGGCCAGGGCGTGGACGATTACCAAGGCCTGAAAAGCTACCAGCCGGGCGACTCCAAGCGCCGCCTGCACTGGAAAGCCTATTCCCGTGGTCAGGGCCTGCTGGTCAAGGATTTTGCTTCCATCACCGGGCGTGAGGTGCAGCTGGATTTCGAGGCCTTGGCCGGTGATGTTGAAACGCGGCTGTCATTGCTCTGCCATTGGGTGCTGCAGTTGTCCGAGCGCCAGCAGCCGTTTGCCCTGAGCCTGCCGGGCCAGCTGCTGAGCGCCGACAGTGGCGAGCTGCACCGTGATGCCTGTCTGCGCGCACTGGCGCTGTTCGGACGGGCATCATGA
- a CDS encoding DUF3488 and transglutaminase-like domain-containing protein has product MSRATAIPRISLTWLLVAQVLVIIPHLSHLPLWIIGLWLGSAAWRVQIFRMRARYPNAWAKGGLMLAAAVGVFISRGSLVGLDAGVVLLIAAFVLKLLEMRTRRDALVLIFLGFFVVVTAYLFDDSMLMALYSLLPVTALLAALIGLQQSSLATQPWQTARLAGGLLLQALPVMLLLFIFFPRMGPLWSLPVPNDKATTGLSNSMAPADIADLSRSAALAFRASFNGATPPRSELYWRALTLDRFDGRRWSQSDYAEFASGAQWQKHGEALSYSIIMQPSGQRWLFALDVAQTSLEQTRQMSDFRLQRRQPVERSLIYQVSSWPQALREPQLAAEPMRRALQLPVQGEPRSRAWAEQLKRDYPRPEQLVQALLSHFNREPYAYTLRPPTLGVNNIDDFLFETRSGFCAHYAGAMTYVLRAAGIPARVVAGYQGGEFNPAGNYVQVRQFDAHAWVEYWQAGQGWVSVDPTFQVAPERIDMGLEEALAGEQSFLEGSPFSPLRYRNLSWLNDLRLAWDNVNYGWQRWVLGYQGEQQLAFLKRWLGRVDGQALVLGLVGCGGLLLGLLALWLFKPWQRERDAQQRLFRRFEALLARHGVPRRPGEGPRDYAVRAALQLPAQAQAITDFAAAFEAQRYAGQALSVAQLTQRLQTLRRALPWRFTRVQPE; this is encoded by the coding sequence ATGAGCCGTGCTACCGCGATTCCACGGATCAGCCTGACCTGGCTACTGGTGGCGCAGGTGCTGGTGATCATTCCGCACCTGAGCCATTTGCCGTTGTGGATCATCGGCCTGTGGCTGGGCAGTGCGGCCTGGCGCGTGCAAATCTTCCGCATGCGCGCCCGCTACCCGAATGCCTGGGCCAAGGGCGGCTTGATGCTGGCGGCGGCGGTAGGGGTGTTTATCTCCCGTGGCAGCCTGGTCGGTCTGGATGCCGGGGTGGTGTTGCTGATTGCCGCTTTTGTCCTCAAACTGCTGGAGATGCGCACGCGGCGTGATGCGCTGGTGCTGATTTTTCTCGGCTTCTTCGTGGTGGTCACCGCTTACCTGTTCGACGACAGCATGCTGATGGCCTTGTACAGCCTGTTGCCGGTTACCGCCTTACTGGCCGCGCTGATTGGTTTGCAGCAAAGCAGCCTGGCCACGCAGCCCTGGCAAACCGCACGCCTGGCCGGCGGGCTGCTGCTGCAGGCGCTGCCGGTGATGCTGCTGCTGTTTATCTTCTTCCCGCGAATGGGTCCGTTGTGGTCATTGCCCGTGCCCAATGACAAGGCCACCACAGGCTTGTCGAACAGCATGGCGCCGGCTGATATTGCCGACCTCAGTCGCTCCGCCGCCTTGGCCTTTCGCGCCAGTTTCAACGGAGCAACGCCGCCACGCAGTGAGTTGTATTGGCGTGCACTGACCCTGGATCGTTTTGATGGGCGGCGCTGGTCGCAATCCGATTACGCCGAGTTTGCCTCGGGGGCGCAGTGGCAGAAGCACGGCGAGGCATTGAGCTACAGCATCATCATGCAACCGAGCGGGCAGCGCTGGCTGTTTGCCCTGGATGTGGCGCAAACCTCACTGGAGCAAACCCGCCAGATGAGCGACTTTCGCCTGCAGCGGCGCCAGCCGGTGGAGCGTTCGCTGATCTACCAGGTCAGCTCCTGGCCGCAGGCGTTGCGTGAGCCGCAGTTGGCCGCCGAACCCATGCGCCGTGCCTTGCAGCTGCCGGTGCAAGGTGAACCGCGCAGCCGCGCCTGGGCCGAGCAGCTCAAACGCGACTATCCGCGGCCCGAGCAGCTGGTGCAGGCGCTGCTCAGCCATTTCAACCGTGAGCCCTATGCCTACACGCTGCGCCCACCGACGCTGGGGGTGAACAACATTGATGATTTTCTCTTTGAAACCCGCAGCGGCTTTTGCGCCCATTACGCCGGGGCGATGACCTATGTGCTGCGCGCCGCCGGCATCCCGGCACGGGTGGTGGCAGGCTATCAGGGTGGCGAGTTCAACCCGGCGGGTAACTATGTGCAAGTGCGCCAGTTCGATGCACATGCCTGGGTCGAATACTGGCAGGCTGGGCAGGGTTGGGTCAGTGTCGACCCGACGTTTCAGGTGGCGCCCGAACGCATCGACATGGGCTTGGAGGAAGCTCTGGCCGGTGAACAGAGTTTTCTTGAGGGGTCGCCCTTTTCGCCGTTGCGCTATCGCAACCTCAGTTGGCTGAATGACCTGCGTCTGGCCTGGGACAACGTCAATTACGGCTGGCAGCGCTGGGTCCTCGGGTATCAGGGTGAGCAGCAGTTGGCGTTCTTAAAGCGCTGGTTGGGTCGTGTCGATGGGCAAGCCTTGGTGTTGGGCCTGGTTGGCTGCGGCGGGCTATTGCTCGGTTTGCTCGCGCTTTGGTTGTTCAAGCCCTGGCAGCGTGAGCGCGATGCGCAGCAGCGCCTGTTCCGTCGCTTCGAGGCGCTGCTGGCGCGCCATGGTGTACCGCGTCGGCCCGGTGAAGGCCCGCGTGACTATGCCGTGCGAGCGGCGTTGCAGCTGCCTGCCCAGGCGCAGGCGATTACTGACTTCGCCGCCGCTTTCGAGGCGCAGCGCTATGCCGGGCAAGCGCTTTCAGTTGCGCAGTTAACTCAGCGCTTGCAAACACTGCGTCGAGCATTACCTTGGCGCTTTACCCGAGTACAGCCTGAGTGA
- a CDS encoding CHAD domain-containing protein gives MQSLIDEVQQHVLRIQVRLFACRARLLAGTDDEALHDLRIALRKLRSLLRPLMALNACADLQQRAAEVGRVSGPLRDLEVLHRYLQQQGLYAAAQSRQPLLQQGYAELLDSALLAQLLSALDGWPPQWREAAGGEQLRGLHRLIRQRLGKDRKRLLQALLDPAHDRHRLRLLVKRLRYATEAYPALSELSGRTRLRLKQAQSALGDWHDHWQWLLRAETEADLQPCVPAWRAAMQRAEQAADRALDKLVRDITRHKD, from the coding sequence ATGCAAAGCTTGATTGATGAGGTGCAACAGCACGTCCTGCGTATACAGGTTCGCCTGTTTGCTTGCCGTGCAAGGCTGCTGGCGGGCACCGACGATGAGGCCTTGCATGATCTGCGCATCGCCTTGCGCAAACTGCGCAGTTTGCTGCGGCCTCTAATGGCGCTGAACGCCTGCGCCGACCTGCAACAGCGGGCGGCTGAGGTGGGCCGAGTAAGCGGGCCGCTGCGTGACCTTGAAGTGCTGCACCGCTATCTCCAGCAGCAAGGTTTGTATGCGGCGGCGCAATCACGCCAGCCACTGCTGCAGCAGGGCTATGCCGAGCTGTTGGACAGCGCACTGCTGGCGCAGCTGCTCAGCGCTCTGGATGGCTGGCCGCCGCAGTGGCGAGAAGCGGCCGGCGGCGAACAACTGCGTGGCTTGCACCGGCTAATCAGGCAGCGCTTGGGTAAAGACCGCAAGCGTCTGCTGCAGGCGCTGCTTGATCCTGCCCATGATCGTCATCGTCTGCGTTTATTGGTTAAGCGTTTGCGCTATGCGACTGAGGCGTACCCCGCGCTGAGCGAGTTGTCCGGGCGCACACGGCTGCGGCTCAAGCAGGCGCAATCGGCACTAGGTGATTGGCACGACCATTGGCAGTGGCTGCTGCGGGCCGAGACAGAGGCTGACCTACAGCCGTGCGTGCCGGCCTGGCGGGCAGCCATGCAGCGTGCTGAGCAAGCGGCTGATCGGGCCTTGGATAAATTAGTCAGGGACATCACCCGCCATAAGGACTGA
- a CDS encoding thioesterase family protein encodes MGFSELLQAVRNNPQAVQIPAQWAQGRASFGGLVAALVYDAMRAQVPAGRPARSLAITFVGPAAPDVPISFAVEVLREGKAVSQVLGRAMQNGQVVTIVQGSFGAGRESRIAVQAEAAPQAKPVDECQELPYIPGVTPEFTRYLAMRWAFGGMPFSGNPAREMGGWVRLREQSSSEPVTEAHLLALVDAWPPAVLSHLSAPAPGSSLTWTIEFVQPMSELNTQDWCLYRAQIEHARDGYGHIAAALWSPAGELLAISRQTVAVFG; translated from the coding sequence ATGGGCTTTTCCGAGTTACTCCAGGCAGTGCGTAACAACCCGCAAGCGGTGCAAATTCCGGCGCAATGGGCGCAAGGCCGGGCCAGCTTCGGAGGACTGGTGGCGGCGCTGGTGTACGACGCCATGCGTGCTCAGGTGCCCGCCGGGCGGCCGGCGCGCTCGCTGGCGATTACCTTTGTCGGCCCAGCTGCGCCGGATGTGCCGATCAGCTTTGCAGTGGAAGTGCTGCGTGAAGGCAAGGCCGTCAGCCAGGTGCTGGGCCGTGCGATGCAGAATGGCCAGGTAGTGACCATCGTGCAGGGCAGCTTCGGTGCCGGGCGTGAGTCACGCATCGCGGTCCAGGCTGAAGCCGCGCCGCAGGCCAAACCGGTCGATGAGTGCCAAGAGCTGCCCTATATCCCGGGCGTCACCCCGGAATTTACCCGCTACCTGGCCATGCGCTGGGCGTTTGGCGGCATGCCGTTTAGCGGCAATCCAGCGCGGGAGATGGGCGGTTGGGTGCGCCTACGTGAGCAAAGTAGCAGCGAGCCAGTCACTGAGGCCCACCTGCTGGCCTTGGTCGATGCCTGGCCACCGGCCGTGCTGTCGCACTTGAGTGCGCCGGCACCGGGCAGCTCGTTGACCTGGACCATTGAGTTTGTCCAGCCCATGAGCGAGTTGAATACCCAAGACTGGTGCCTGTACCGCGCGCAGATCGAACATGCCCGCGATGGTTACGGACACATCGCCGCCGCGCTGTGGTCGCCGGCCGGTGAGTTACTGGCGATCAGCCGGCAGACCGTGGCGGTGTTTGGCTGA